In one window of Pseudomonas chlororaphis subsp. chlororaphis DNA:
- the ftsB gene encoding cell division protein FtsB, with protein sequence MRSPNWLFLVLLLLLAGLQYRLWVGNGSLAQVTDLTQQIADQRAENERLLERNRVLDAEVMELKKGMETVEERARHELGMVKEGETLYQLAQ encoded by the coding sequence ATGCGCAGTCCCAATTGGTTGTTCCTCGTCTTGCTCTTGCTGCTGGCTGGCCTGCAGTACCGCCTCTGGGTGGGGAATGGCAGCTTGGCGCAGGTAACCGACCTGACTCAGCAAATTGCCGATCAGCGCGCTGAAAACGAGCGCTTGCTGGAGCGCAATCGTGTACTCGACGCGGAAGTCATGGAATTGAAGAAAGGCATGGAGACCGTGGAAGAGCGGGCTCGTCATGAACTGGGCATGGTCAAGGAGGGCGAAACCCTCTACCAGTTGGCCCAATGA
- the ispD gene encoding 2-C-methyl-D-erythritol 4-phosphate cytidylyltransferase yields MIQSLPAFWAVIPAAGVGARMAADRPKQYLQLGGRTILEHSLGCFLDHPCLKGLVVSLALDDPYWPTLACAHDPRIQRVEGGAERSGSVLNALLHLHAQGAADEDWVLVHDAARPNLSRDDLDKLLSELADDPVGGLLAVPARDTLKRIDKHGRVLETVDRSLIWQAYTPQMFRLGALHRALADSLVADVAITDEASAMEWAGQAPRLIEGRSDNLKVTRPEDLEWLRQRWANRR; encoded by the coding sequence ATGATCCAGTCGTTACCGGCCTTCTGGGCCGTGATTCCTGCCGCGGGCGTCGGTGCCCGCATGGCCGCGGACCGTCCCAAGCAATACTTGCAACTGGGCGGGCGCACTATTCTCGAACACAGCCTCGGCTGTTTCCTCGACCATCCTTGCCTGAAGGGGCTGGTGGTCAGCCTGGCGCTTGACGATCCTTACTGGCCGACCCTGGCCTGTGCCCACGACCCAAGGATCCAGCGGGTCGAAGGCGGTGCGGAGCGTTCCGGATCGGTCCTCAATGCCTTGCTCCATCTGCATGCCCAGGGCGCTGCGGATGAAGACTGGGTGCTGGTTCACGATGCCGCACGACCGAACCTGTCCCGTGATGACCTGGACAAGCTGCTGAGTGAACTGGCGGATGACCCGGTGGGCGGCCTGCTCGCGGTGCCGGCCCGTGACACTCTGAAGCGGATCGACAAGCACGGACGGGTGCTGGAAACCGTGGACCGCAGCCTGATCTGGCAAGCCTATACGCCGCAGATGTTCCGTCTTGGCGCCTTGCATCGCGCCTTGGCCGACAGCCTGGTGGCGGATGTGGCGATTACCGATGAAGCGTCGGCGATGGAATGGGCCGGCCAGGCGCCACGCCTGATCGAAGGGCGTTCGGACAACCTCAAGGTGACCCGTCCGGAAGACCTGGAGTGGCTGCGCCAGCGTTGGGCCAATCGCCGCTGA
- a CDS encoding LysR substrate-binding domain-containing protein, translated as MNENRWEGIDEFVAVAECSQFTAAAERLGVSSSHISRQIVRLEERLQTRLLYRSTRRVTLTEAGQTFLQHCQRLQDGREEALRAVGDLTSEPKGMLRMTCAVAYGERFIVPLVTSFMGLYPQLRVDIELSNRPLDLVHEGLDLAIRLGRLQDSRLVATRLAPRRMYLCASPSYLERYGRPHSLSELSRHNCLIGSSDIWQLEQDGREFSQRVQGNWRCNSGQAVLDAALQGVGLCQLPDYYVLEHLHQGSLISLLEAHQPPNTAVWALYPQQRHLSPKVRKLVDYLKEGLAKRPEYKD; from the coding sequence ATGAACGAGAACCGCTGGGAAGGCATCGACGAATTCGTCGCCGTGGCCGAGTGCAGCCAGTTCACCGCCGCCGCGGAGCGCCTCGGGGTGTCGTCCTCCCATATCAGCCGGCAGATCGTCCGCCTGGAAGAACGGCTGCAGACCCGCCTGCTGTATCGCAGTACCCGCCGAGTGACCCTGACCGAGGCCGGGCAGACTTTCTTGCAGCATTGCCAGCGCCTGCAGGACGGGCGCGAAGAGGCATTGCGCGCCGTCGGCGACCTGACCAGCGAGCCCAAGGGCATGCTGCGCATGACCTGTGCGGTGGCCTACGGTGAGCGGTTTATCGTGCCGCTGGTCACCAGTTTCATGGGCCTTTATCCGCAACTGCGGGTGGATATCGAACTGAGCAACCGGCCCCTGGACCTAGTGCACGAAGGTCTGGACCTGGCCATTCGCCTCGGTCGCCTGCAGGACTCACGACTGGTGGCGACCCGCCTGGCGCCACGCCGCATGTACCTCTGCGCCTCACCGTCCTACCTGGAACGCTACGGCCGCCCCCACAGCCTGTCGGAATTGAGTCGCCACAACTGCCTGATCGGCAGCTCGGACATCTGGCAACTGGAGCAGGACGGCCGCGAGTTCTCCCAGCGGGTGCAAGGCAACTGGCGCTGCAACAGCGGGCAGGCCGTGCTGGATGCAGCGCTACAGGGGGTTGGCCTCTGCCAGCTACCGGATTATTACGTGCTGGAGCATTTGCATCAGGGCAGCCTGATTTCCCTGCTCGAGGCGCATCAGCCGCCGAATACCGCGGTGTGGGCGCTGTATCCGCAACAACGGCATCTGTCGCCCAAGGTGCGCAAGCTGGTGGACTATCTCAAGGAGGGGTTGGCCAAACGGCCGGAGTACAAGGATTGA
- a CDS encoding S-(hydroxymethyl)glutathione dehydrogenase/class III alcohol dehydrogenase, translated as MIKSRAAVAFEAKKPLEIVEVDVAMPKAGEVLLRVVASGVCHTDAYTLSGADPEGIFPSILGHEGGAVVEAIGEGVTSVAVGDHVIPLYTPECGKCKFCLSGKTNLCQAIRATQGKGLMPDGTTRFSYKGQPIFHYMGTSTFSEYTVLPEISVAKIPKEAPLEKVCLLGCGVTTGIGAVINTAKVKAGDTVAIFGLGGIGLSAVIGAVKAKAGRIIAIDINPAKFEIAKQLGATDCVNPKDFDRPIQEVIVDMTDGGVDFSFECIGNVQLMRAALECCHKGWGESVIIGVAGAGQEISTRPFQLVTGRVWRGSAFGGVRGRSELPSYVEMAQSGEIPLDTFITHTMGLEDINKAFDLMHEGKSIRTVIHF; from the coding sequence ATGATCAAGTCGCGCGCTGCCGTTGCCTTCGAGGCCAAGAAACCCCTTGAGATCGTTGAGGTCGATGTCGCCATGCCCAAGGCTGGCGAGGTGTTGTTGCGGGTCGTCGCTTCCGGCGTGTGCCACACCGACGCCTACACCCTGTCCGGGGCCGATCCGGAAGGTATCTTCCCGTCGATCCTCGGTCACGAAGGCGGCGCCGTGGTCGAGGCCATCGGCGAGGGCGTGACCTCGGTGGCCGTGGGCGATCACGTGATCCCGCTGTACACCCCGGAATGCGGCAAGTGCAAATTCTGCCTGTCGGGCAAGACCAACCTGTGCCAGGCGATCCGAGCTACCCAGGGCAAGGGCCTGATGCCGGACGGCACCACCCGTTTCTCCTATAAAGGCCAGCCGATTTTCCACTACATGGGCACCTCGACCTTTTCCGAGTACACCGTGTTGCCGGAAATCTCGGTGGCCAAGATCCCTAAAGAAGCACCTCTGGAAAAGGTCTGCCTGCTGGGTTGCGGCGTCACCACCGGGATCGGCGCGGTGATCAATACCGCCAAGGTCAAGGCTGGCGACACCGTGGCGATCTTCGGCCTGGGCGGCATCGGCCTGTCGGCGGTGATCGGTGCCGTGAAAGCCAAGGCTGGCCGGATCATCGCCATCGACATCAACCCGGCCAAGTTCGAGATCGCCAAGCAGCTGGGCGCCACCGATTGCGTGAACCCGAAAGACTTCGACCGGCCGATCCAGGAGGTCATCGTCGACATGACCGACGGCGGCGTGGACTTCTCCTTCGAGTGCATCGGCAACGTGCAGCTGATGCGTGCCGCATTGGAATGCTGCCACAAGGGCTGGGGTGAGTCGGTGATCATCGGCGTGGCCGGTGCCGGCCAGGAAATCTCTACCCGTCCGTTCCAGCTGGTTACCGGACGCGTCTGGCGCGGTTCGGCGTTCGGTGGCGTGCGTGGCCGCTCCGAGTTGCCAAGCTATGTGGAAATGGCCCAGAGCGGTGAAATCCCGCTGGACACCTTCATCACCCACACCATGGGGCTGGAGGACATCAACAAGGCCTTCGACCTGATGCACGAAGGCAAGAGCATCCGCACCGTCATTCATTTCTAA
- the fghA gene encoding S-formylglutathione hydrolase, with translation MTLENLSCQKSFGGWHKRYKHHSQVLGCDMVFAVYLPPQAEQGGKLPVLYWLSGLTCTDENFMHKAGAQRLAAELGLIIVAPDTSPRGPGVPGDPDGAWDFGLGAGFYLNATQQPWAEHYRMHDYVVQELPALVEAHFPASDKRGISGHSMGGHGALVCALRNPGRYQSVSAFAPISNPMDCPWGQKAFSRYLGEERSRWREWDASVLIQEASEKLPLLVDQGDRDDFLANQLKPEVLQQAAKAAGHPLTLRLQPGYDHSYFFIASFIGDHLQHHARALSG, from the coding sequence ATGACTCTGGAAAACCTGTCCTGCCAGAAAAGCTTCGGCGGCTGGCACAAACGCTACAAGCATCATTCCCAGGTGCTGGGCTGCGACATGGTGTTCGCCGTGTACCTGCCGCCGCAGGCAGAGCAGGGCGGCAAGCTGCCGGTGCTGTACTGGTTGTCCGGCCTGACCTGCACCGACGAGAACTTTATGCACAAGGCCGGTGCCCAGCGCCTGGCCGCCGAGCTGGGGTTGATCATCGTCGCGCCGGACACCAGTCCGCGTGGCCCAGGCGTGCCGGGCGATCCGGATGGCGCCTGGGATTTCGGCCTGGGGGCCGGGTTCTATCTGAATGCCACCCAGCAGCCCTGGGCCGAGCATTACCGCATGCATGACTATGTAGTGCAGGAGCTGCCGGCATTGGTCGAGGCGCATTTTCCGGCTTCGGACAAGCGTGGCATCAGCGGGCACTCCATGGGCGGCCACGGTGCTCTGGTCTGCGCGTTGCGCAATCCGGGACGTTACCAGTCGGTATCGGCTTTTGCGCCGATCAGCAACCCGATGGATTGCCCGTGGGGGCAGAAAGCCTTTTCCCGTTACCTGGGCGAAGAGCGCTCCCGCTGGCGCGAATGGGATGCCAGCGTGCTGATCCAGGAGGCCAGCGAAAAGCTGCCGTTGCTGGTAGACCAGGGCGATCGTGACGATTTCCTGGCCAATCAGCTCAAGCCCGAAGTGCTGCAACAGGCGGCGAAAGCCGCGGGTCATCCGCTGACGTTGCGCCTGCAACCCGGCTACGACCACAGCTATTTCTTCATCGCCAGCTTCATTGGCGACCACCTGCAGCATCATGCGCGCGCTCTGAGCGGCTAA
- the ispF gene encoding 2-C-methyl-D-erythritol 2,4-cyclodiphosphate synthase translates to MRIGHGYDVHRFAEGDFITLGGVRIAHSFGLLAHSDGDVLLHALSDALLGAAALGDIGKHFPDTDPQFKGADSRALLRHVVALIHAKGWKVGNVDNTIVAQAPKMAPHIETMRALIAADLQVELDQVNVKATTTEKLGFVGREEGIAVHSVALLLRA, encoded by the coding sequence ATGCGTATTGGCCACGGCTACGATGTGCACCGTTTCGCTGAAGGCGATTTCATCACTCTGGGCGGCGTGCGTATTGCACACAGCTTCGGGCTGCTCGCCCACTCCGACGGCGACGTGCTGTTGCATGCTCTGAGCGATGCCTTGCTGGGTGCTGCCGCACTGGGCGACATCGGCAAACATTTCCCGGACACCGATCCGCAGTTCAAGGGCGCCGACAGCCGTGCGCTGTTGCGTCATGTCGTCGCACTGATCCATGCCAAGGGCTGGAAGGTCGGCAACGTCGATAACACCATCGTGGCCCAGGCGCCGAAGATGGCTCCCCATATTGAAACGATGCGCGCGCTGATTGCCGCGGATCTGCAAGTCGAGTTGGATCAAGTGAACGTCAAGGCCACCACCACCGAAAAGCTCGGCTTCGTCGGGCGCGAAGAAGGCATCGCCGTGCATTCCGTTGCCTTGTTGCTGCGCGCATGA
- the truD gene encoding tRNA pseudouridine(13) synthase TruD, with amino-acid sequence MNELQLLGPRAYGEALGSAVLKATAEDFQVDEVLDIPLTGEGEHLWLWVEKRGLNTEEAARRIAKAAGVPLRTVSYAGLKDRQALTRQWFSVQLPGKADPDLSAAENDTLKILKLTRHKRKLQRGAHAANGFTLRLTELKADKAGIEERLQSIAKHGIPNYFGAQRFGHNGGNLVDARDWAARKALPEKRNVRSRLLSTARSYLFNRVLAARVADGSWQRAQVGDLLAFTDSRSFFPAGEAECSDPRLAILDLHPTGPQWGEGESPAAGATQLLEQQVAADEADLRDWLIKAGMSHERRILRLPIGGLTWHYPEPDILQLEFVLPAGCFATVLVRELVDLVPVGQTDSPCVF; translated from the coding sequence ATGAACGAACTGCAACTGTTGGGCCCGCGGGCCTATGGCGAAGCCCTGGGTAGCGCGGTACTGAAGGCCACCGCCGAAGACTTCCAGGTCGACGAAGTCCTGGACATTCCCCTGACCGGCGAAGGCGAACACCTGTGGTTGTGGGTGGAAAAGCGCGGCTTGAACACCGAAGAAGCGGCGCGGCGGATTGCCAAGGCCGCGGGTGTGCCGTTGCGCACCGTCAGCTATGCCGGCTTGAAGGATCGCCAGGCGCTGACCCGGCAGTGGTTCAGTGTGCAGTTGCCCGGCAAGGCGGATCCCGATCTGTCGGCGGCTGAAAACGACACGCTGAAGATCCTCAAGCTGACCCGCCACAAGCGCAAGCTGCAACGCGGCGCCCATGCGGCCAACGGCTTTACCCTGCGCCTGACCGAATTGAAGGCAGACAAGGCGGGGATCGAGGAGCGCCTGCAATCGATCGCCAAACACGGCATCCCCAATTATTTCGGCGCCCAGCGTTTTGGCCATAACGGCGGTAACCTGGTCGATGCCCGTGATTGGGCCGCCCGCAAGGCCTTGCCGGAGAAGCGCAATGTACGTTCGCGGCTGCTTTCCACCGCGCGCAGCTATCTGTTCAACCGGGTGCTGGCGGCGCGCGTGGCCGATGGCAGCTGGCAACGGGCCCAGGTCGGCGACCTGCTGGCCTTCACCGACAGCCGCAGTTTTTTCCCGGCCGGCGAAGCCGAATGCAGCGATCCGCGCCTGGCCATCCTCGACTTGCACCCGACCGGCCCGCAGTGGGGCGAAGGCGAATCGCCTGCCGCCGGGGCGACCCAGCTGCTGGAACAGCAGGTGGCTGCCGACGAAGCGGATCTGCGCGATTGGTTGATTAAAGCCGGAATGAGCCACGAACGTCGCATCCTGCGGCTGCCCATTGGCGGGTTGACGTGGCATTATCCCGAGCCTGACATTCTGCAACTGGAATTCGTCCTGCCGGCCGGATGCTTCGCCACCGTATTGGTGCGTGAACTCGTCGATCTGGTGCCGGTGGGGCAGACGGACAGCCCATGCGTATTCTGA
- the surE gene encoding 5'/3'-nucleotidase SurE, translating into MRILISNDDGVTAPGLAALHAALADYAECVVIAPDQDKSGASSSLTLDRPLHPHTLSNGFISINGTPTDCVHLGLNGLLERDPDMVVSGINLGANLGDDVLYSGTVAAALEGRFLNLPAFAFSFVSRQVDNLPTAAYFARKLVEAHGQLDLPPRTVLNVNIPNLPLDHIRGIQLTRLGHRARAAAPMKTVDPRGKAGYWIAAAGDAEDGGPGTDFHAIMQGYVSITPLQLDRTFNDAFRSLDGWLEGLR; encoded by the coding sequence ATGCGTATTCTGATTTCTAACGACGATGGTGTAACAGCACCCGGTCTCGCCGCGCTTCATGCTGCGCTGGCGGATTACGCCGAGTGTGTGGTGATCGCCCCGGACCAGGACAAAAGCGGCGCCAGCAGCTCGCTGACGCTGGACCGGCCGTTGCACCCGCACACCTTGAGTAACGGTTTCATCAGTATCAATGGCACCCCCACCGATTGCGTGCACCTGGGCCTCAACGGGCTGCTGGAGCGCGATCCGGACATGGTCGTGTCCGGAATCAACCTCGGGGCGAACCTGGGTGACGACGTGCTGTATTCCGGCACCGTCGCCGCAGCCCTGGAAGGGCGTTTCCTGAACCTGCCGGCGTTTGCCTTTTCGTTCGTTTCGCGTCAGGTGGATAACCTGCCGACGGCTGCCTATTTCGCCCGCAAACTGGTCGAGGCCCACGGGCAGCTGGATCTGCCACCACGTACCGTGCTGAACGTGAACATTCCCAATCTGCCCCTTGATCATATTCGCGGCATTCAGCTGACCCGCCTGGGCCATCGCGCCCGTGCGGCGGCGCCGATGAAGACGGTCGACCCGCGCGGCAAGGCCGGTTATTGGATTGCTGCGGCGGGGGACGCCGAGGACGGTGGCCCGGGTACGGACTTCCACGCCATCATGCAGGGCTATGTGTCGATCACGCCGTTGCAGCTCGATCGCACCTTCAATGATGCCTTCAGAAGTCTTGATGGCTGGCTGGAGGGGCTGCGCTAA
- a CDS encoding protein-L-isoaspartate(D-aspartate) O-methyltransferase produces MTSQRTRERLIQRLYDEGLSNAQVLEVIRRTPRHLFVDEALAHRAYEDTALPIGHNQTISQPYMVARMSELLLAAGPLDKVLEIGTGSGYQTAVLSQLVERVFSVERIKVLQDRAKERLVELNLRNVVFRWGDGWEGWPALAPYNGIIVTAVATDIPQALLDQLAPGGRMVIPVGAGEVQQLMLVIREEQGFSRQVLGSVRFVPLLNGPLA; encoded by the coding sequence ATGACCTCCCAGCGTACCCGCGAACGCCTGATCCAGCGTCTTTACGATGAAGGCCTGTCCAACGCCCAGGTACTGGAAGTCATTCGGCGTACACCGCGGCATCTGTTCGTCGACGAGGCCCTGGCGCATCGCGCCTATGAAGACACGGCCCTGCCGATCGGGCACAACCAGACGATCTCGCAGCCTTATATGGTGGCGCGCATGAGCGAGTTGCTGCTGGCGGCTGGCCCGTTGGACAAGGTGCTGGAGATCGGCACCGGGTCGGGTTACCAGACGGCGGTATTGTCGCAACTGGTGGAGCGGGTGTTCTCGGTCGAGCGCATCAAGGTGTTGCAGGATCGGGCCAAGGAGCGTCTGGTCGAGCTGAACCTGCGCAACGTGGTATTCCGCTGGGGTGACGGCTGGGAAGGCTGGCCGGCACTGGCGCCGTACAACGGGATCATCGTGACGGCGGTCGCCACCGACATCCCCCAGGCCCTGCTGGACCAATTGGCGCCCGGTGGCCGGATGGTGATTCCAGTCGGTGCCGGCGAAGTGCAGCAACTGATGCTGGTCATTCGTGAGGAGCAGGGGTTTTCACGGCAGGTTCTCGGCTCGGTTCGCTTCGTTCCCTTGCTCAACGGGCCATTGGCCTGA
- a CDS encoding peptidoglycan DD-metalloendopeptidase family protein yields MSLTVIAQRMGTTSFQRLVIGLVLSSLLVGCSSNKSSSARVVDRTSAVPQRPTVTTGQYTVRRGDTLFSIAFRYGWDYKALAARNNIAEPYTIHPGQTIRFDGRSGSAPTAVVTKSASSASSSSKTTVIRRPAGAAPTIASQPAPAPLPPAGPAPKGWGWPANGILIGKFSSNGSLNKGIDIAGDLGQPVLAASDGTVVYAGSGLRGYGELVIIKHSDTYVSAYGHSRRLLVREGQQVKVGQTIAEMGSTGTDRVKLHFEIRRQGKPVDPLQFLPRR; encoded by the coding sequence GTGAGTCTCACAGTCATTGCGCAGCGTATGGGTACAACAAGCTTTCAGCGACTGGTGATTGGCCTTGTCTTGAGTTCTCTGTTGGTCGGCTGTTCGAGCAATAAGTCGAGCAGCGCCCGGGTCGTCGATCGCACCAGCGCGGTACCGCAGCGCCCGACGGTGACCACGGGGCAATACACGGTTCGTCGCGGCGACACCCTGTTCTCCATCGCCTTCCGTTATGGCTGGGACTACAAGGCCCTGGCCGCGCGCAACAATATTGCCGAGCCGTACACCATTCACCCGGGGCAGACCATCCGCTTCGACGGCCGCTCGGGCTCGGCCCCGACAGCCGTGGTTACAAAGTCGGCTTCCAGTGCATCTTCTTCAAGTAAAACCACGGTAATTCGTCGTCCGGCAGGGGCTGCGCCAACGATTGCGAGCCAGCCCGCGCCGGCTCCATTACCGCCTGCAGGCCCCGCGCCAAAGGGCTGGGGCTGGCCTGCGAACGGTATTCTGATTGGAAAATTCTCTTCAAACGGTAGTTTGAATAAAGGCATTGATATCGCCGGGGATTTGGGACAGCCTGTTTTAGCTGCGTCTGATGGGACGGTGGTTTACGCCGGGAGTGGCTTAAGGGGCTACGGCGAACTGGTCATCATCAAACACAGCGATACCTACGTCAGTGCTTACGGCCACAGCCGTAGGCTGTTGGTTCGGGAGGGGCAGCAGGTCAAAGTCGGACAGACAATTGCCGAAATGGGATCAACTGGTACAGACCGGGTGAAACTGCACTTTGAGATTCGCCGACAAGGTAAACCTGTAGATCCACTGCAATTCCTGCCACGTCGTTGA
- the fdxA gene encoding ferredoxin FdxA: protein MTFVVTDNCIKCKYTDCVEVCPVDCFYEGPNFLVIHPDECIDCALCEPECPAVAIFSEDEVPEEMQEFIQLNVELAEIWPNITEKKDSLPDAEEWDGVKGKIKDLER from the coding sequence ATGACCTTCGTCGTCACCGACAACTGCATCAAGTGCAAGTACACCGACTGCGTAGAAGTCTGTCCGGTGGACTGCTTTTACGAAGGCCCGAACTTCCTGGTGATTCACCCGGATGAGTGCATTGATTGCGCGCTGTGCGAGCCTGAATGCCCCGCTGTAGCGATCTTCTCCGAGGACGAAGTTCCAGAAGAGATGCAGGAATTCATTCAGTTGAACGTTGAGTTGGCCGAGATCTGGCCCAACATCACTGAAAAGAAAGATTCCCTGCCCGATGCCGAAGAGTGGGATGGCGTCAAAGGCAAGATCAAGGATCTCGAACGCTGA
- the mutS gene encoding DNA mismatch repair protein MutS — protein MNKALTDLSSHTPMMQQYWRLKNQHPDQLMFYRMGDFYEIFYEDAKKAAKLLDITLTARGQSAGQAIPMCGIPYHAAEGYLAKLVKLGESVVICEQVGDPATSKGPVERQVVRIITPGTVSDEALLDERRDNLIAAVLGDERLFGLAVLDITSGNFTVLEIKGWENLLAELERINPVELLIPDDWPQGLPAEKRRGVRRRAPWDFERDSAHKSLCQQFSTQDLKGFGCENLTLAIGAAGCLLSYAKETQRTALPHLRSLRHERLDDTVVLDGASRRNLELDTNLAGGRDNTLQSVVDRCQTAMGSRLLTRWLNRPLRDLKVLQARQTSIGCLLDGYRFERLQPQLKEIGDIERILARIGLRNARPRDLARLRDAMAALPELQVAMTELEAEHLSQLAVTTSTYPELAALLEKAIIDNPPAVIRDGGVLKTGYDAELDELQSLSENAGQFLIDLEAREKARTGLANLKVGYNRIHGYFIELPSKQAEQAPADYIRRQTLKGAERFITPELKAFEDKALSAKSRALAREKMLYEALLETLIGHLPPLQDTAGALAELDVLSNLAERALNLDLNCPRFVSEPCMRITQGRHPVVEQVLTTPFVANDLSLDDQTRMLVITGPNMGGKSTYMRQTALIVLLAHIGSFVPAASCELSLVDRIFTRIGSSDDLAGGRSTFMVEMSETANILHNATERSLVLMDEVGRGTSTFDGLSLAWAAAERLAQVRAYTLFATHYFELTVLPESEPLVANVHLNATEHNERIVFLHHVLPGPASQSYGLAVAQLAGVPSDVIVRAREHLSRLETTSLPHEAPSPVPGKPSVPQQSDMFASLPHPVLDDLAKLDLDDMTPRKALEMLYTLKTRI, from the coding sequence ATGAATAAAGCGCTCACCGATCTGTCCTCCCACACGCCGATGATGCAGCAGTACTGGCGCCTCAAGAACCAGCACCCCGATCAGCTGATGTTCTATCGCATGGGCGACTTCTATGAAATATTCTATGAAGACGCAAAGAAGGCCGCCAAGTTGCTGGACATTACCCTGACCGCGCGCGGGCAGTCGGCTGGCCAGGCGATTCCGATGTGCGGGATTCCTTATCACGCCGCCGAAGGTTACCTGGCCAAGCTGGTGAAGCTCGGCGAGTCGGTGGTGATCTGCGAACAGGTCGGCGACCCGGCCACCAGCAAGGGCCCGGTGGAGCGCCAGGTGGTGCGGATCATCACCCCAGGGACCGTCAGCGACGAGGCCCTGCTCGACGAACGCCGGGATAACCTGATCGCGGCGGTGCTGGGCGACGAGCGCCTGTTCGGCCTTGCAGTGCTGGACATCACCAGCGGCAATTTCACGGTCCTGGAAATCAAGGGCTGGGAAAACCTGCTGGCCGAGCTGGAACGCATCAACCCGGTGGAACTGCTGATCCCGGACGACTGGCCACAAGGCCTGCCGGCGGAAAAACGCCGTGGCGTGCGCCGTCGCGCGCCCTGGGACTTCGAACGCGACTCGGCCCACAAGAGCCTGTGCCAGCAGTTCTCCACCCAGGACCTCAAGGGTTTCGGTTGCGAGAACCTGACCCTGGCCATCGGCGCCGCCGGCTGCCTGCTGAGCTATGCCAAGGAAACCCAGCGCACCGCCCTGCCCCACCTGCGCAGCCTGCGCCACGAACGCCTGGACGACACTGTGGTGCTCGACGGCGCCAGCCGGCGCAACCTGGAGCTGGACACCAACCTCGCCGGCGGCCGCGACAACACCCTGCAATCTGTGGTCGACCGTTGCCAGACCGCCATGGGCAGCCGCCTGCTGACCCGTTGGCTGAACCGCCCGCTGCGCGACTTGAAAGTCCTGCAGGCGCGGCAGACTTCGATTGGCTGCCTGCTGGATGGTTACCGTTTCGAAAGGCTGCAACCGCAGCTCAAGGAAATCGGCGACATCGAGCGGATCCTCGCCCGTATCGGCCTGCGCAACGCCCGCCCCCGCGACCTGGCGCGCCTGCGCGATGCCATGGCGGCGTTGCCGGAACTGCAAGTGGCGATGACCGAGCTCGAAGCCGAGCACCTGAGCCAACTGGCCGTGACCACCAGCACCTATCCGGAACTGGCCGCGCTGCTGGAGAAAGCCATCATCGACAACCCGCCGGCGGTGATCCGCGATGGCGGCGTGCTGAAGACCGGTTACGACGCCGAGCTGGACGAGCTGCAATCGCTGAGCGAAAACGCTGGCCAGTTCCTTATCGACCTGGAAGCCCGGGAAAAGGCCCGTACCGGCCTGGCCAATCTGAAAGTTGGCTACAACCGGATTCACGGCTACTTCATCGAATTGCCAAGCAAACAGGCAGAACAGGCCCCGGCGGACTACATCCGCCGCCAGACCCTCAAGGGCGCCGAACGCTTCATCACCCCGGAGCTCAAGGCCTTCGAGGATAAGGCGCTGTCCGCCAAGAGCCGCGCCCTGGCCCGCGAGAAGATGCTCTACGAAGCCTTGCTGGAGACCCTGATCGGTCACCTGCCGCCGCTGCAGGACACCGCGGGGGCGTTGGCTGAGCTGGACGTGCTGAGCAATCTGGCCGAGCGAGCGCTGAATCTCGACCTCAATTGCCCGCGCTTCGTCAGCGAGCCATGCATGCGCATCACCCAGGGTCGCCACCCTGTGGTCGAGCAGGTCCTGACCACGCCGTTCGTGGCCAACGACCTGAGCCTCGACGATCAGACCCGGATGTTGGTGATCACCGGCCCGAACATGGGTGGTAAATCCACTTATATGCGGCAAACCGCGCTGATCGTGCTGCTGGCCCATATCGGCAGCTTCGTGCCGGCAGCGAGCTGCGAGCTGTCTCTGGTGGACCGGATCTTTACTCGGATCGGCTCCAGTGACGACCTGGCCGGCGGTCGTTCCACCTTCATGGTGGAAATGAGCGAAACCGCCAACATCCTGCATAACGCTACCGAGCGCAGCCTGGTGCTGATGGACGAAGTGGGTCGCGGCACCAGTACCTTCGATGGTCTGTCCCTGGCCTGGGCTGCGGCAGAACGTCTCGCCCAGGTGCGGGCATACACCCTGTTCGCCACCCACTACTTCGAGCTCACCGTCCTGCCGGAAAGCGAACCTCTGGTGGCCAACGTGCACCTCAACGCCACCGAGCACAACGAACGCATCGTGTTCCTGCACCACGTGCTGCCAGGCCCTGCCAGCCAGAGCTATGGCCTGGCCGTGGCCCAGTTGGCGGGGGTTCCGAGCGATGTGATCGTCCGCGCCCGCGAGCACCTGAGTCGCCTGGAGACCACCAGCCTGCCCCATGAAGCGCCGTCTCCGGTACCGGGCAAGCCTTCAGTCCCGCAGCAAAGCGACATGTTCGCCAGCCTGCCGCACCCGGTCCTCGATGACCTGGCCAAGCTCGATCTGGACGACATGACCCCGCGCAAGGCACTGGAAATGCTCTATACATTGAAGACACGCATCTAA